The window ttgagacagagagagacagagcatgaacgggggaggggcagagagagagggagacacagaatcggaagcatactccaggctctgagccatcagcccagagcctgatgcggggctcgaactcacggaccgtgagatcgtgacctgagctgaagtcggacgcttaaccgaatgagccacccaggcacccctagtctccACATTTAAGAGAACCCtcagactgactttttttttaagtttatctatttattttgagagagaaagagagtgcaagcaggggaggggcagaaagaaatggttggggagagagagaatcccaaacagattaATGAAATCATGTATGCATGGTATCCACAGATCGTGCAAAACAGAACCTATTCAAGAATGTAAGGGAGGGAAAATTAAATGCAGAGTACCTAGTGACTAGGGCTATCCACTGGAAATAGAATCACTATGGACTAGTCCTGTGGGAATGAGATCCAGAGAGAGGCTACTGAGGCACTGcccagaagagaaagggaaggagaagaatacAGGGGATTTTCCATTCCTCTGCCCTCTAATTACCTGCCAATGCCTCCTATGACCAAACTCAGCCAAGTGCCCGGTGACTTGGGAGCCTGAAAATCTAGTCTGCAGGAGTCAGCCCTCTAGAGGAAGGGTAAGGAATGGAGCTGAGGGCCCAACTAGGCACTGTCTGTGGGCTGAATAAATATGACTCACCTACCAACGTAGGTAGATGCTATTATGattaataaaaaccaaatttatttaaaagaggtTCAGAATTAATGACAGCAGCCTTTTGTCATTGTGAATACATTCAAAAATTACTAAGATGTTGGGCTCTGGATGTTTttacaaacttgaaaaaagaatttCACATTAGAAACCAACATATGATATTGTTTTCAGCAATCTGGAGACATGGGGGAAATGATATGATCACATTCGAATTTCAGAAAGACCATTTTAATGTCAGAGTAGGCTCTTTCTAGTAAAAGGCAAGAGCCTGAGAGTGGAGGCACTACCCCGTTGTtattcctcccctctccctgcacaaATCCTGGTTCCTGGCATaggtttttaaatgcttactaaaTGCATGTTATAATAAGTATAAGCATCACGAGGGTGAAGCCATGCCTGGCATTTTGCACATGCTCAATTATTAttgctaagtgaatgaatgaatgaatgaatgagaagaggAAGTGACATAAGTCACAAGACTATTAGAGTAATTTTGGTAAGAAATCAAGGACAAAGCCAAGGTGGTAGGAATGATGAGGACCCGTGAGAAAGGTGTATAAAATCagtctaaggggcacctgggtggctcagtcagttaagcatcagactcagtttcagctcaggtcatgatatcacagttcgtgagttcgagccccacactgggctctgtgccatccTAGTGATTCTATTTCCAGTGCATGGCCCTGGTCCCTGGGCTTTGGTCACACCACCTACTCCCTGTGTCTGTCTGGCTGGAGGCACTAATGACTGTGTTCTTGCTAATCCTTGAGTGGCTTCAATATCCTCTGTTTGGCTTCCATCACTTGTGTAATCAATTCTCCGCATTTAATTTTCCCTCCCTCACATTCCTGAATAGGTTCTGTTCTGCATGATCTGCTGATACCAGGCATACATGATTTCATTAATTTGCTCTCCCACTAATGGTTCTGCACCAGCCTACAGAAGATAATCCAACTCCATTATATGACATTCAAAGCTCTTCTTGAACCCATTCCTGCCTATCTGCCCTCTGGCTTCATCTCTCCTGACACGCCAATAGGTATCTTATGCTTCTGTCATACTAAACTACTTCGGATTCCTTCAATACATCAGCTTTTCTCATGCCTCTCTGCTTTCCCGTTCTGACCTGGGAAGCCTCTCGGTTACCCAACAATCTGTGCTGACTTCTAATACTACAAGAAGCACAAGCCCCAATGCAATCATTCCCCCACCACAGCAATCTCTTTAAGGACAGAAACTGGATCTTTTCCATCCATTGTGTAATCCTTAGCACGCTAACATGTTAACAGCACCCAGTAATTTGGCAAAACAAATAAGAAGCTACAGGAAAGCATAATTCCTTGTTCTGATATGACATCCTTGAgcttattttcttgttcttagGTAACCACCCCTGCAAGAAAATTGTTCCAAGATCCCTCTTAAATCAATCCCTGATTAGAGCATTAAAAACTGCCAGTCAGTATAGACCATAAGGAAACTTTCTATCTGAGGggcctaccacacacacacacacacacacacacacacacacacccctttcaaGGAGCCTtactgcagagagagagagaattccatatAGTCATATTTTGCTTTACTGATATTTTCTAGTTCTGTCTGCATAAATTTCAAATAGCATGTTCCAAGGAGCCTTGACTCTCTTTTGTATTTGCCTCCATTCTTTAGAAATTAGGGGGAAAAGTGCAACTAATTATCTACATCTTGGAGTGTATATTTAATAGGCTACACCTTCTCCCTTAAACTAAAAGAGACTTTACAGAGTACAATTAATCAATGCTGACAAGTCATTAACAGGATTAACAAGACTCCATGAGGTCTGAGTTTGAGGTTTGCCACAAGCTAAATTGAGAGTAAGCCTGAGATAGAAGGATATGAGTTTGTTTATTaacttgttttgcttttcctgttcagttccattttcttcatttcaaagcCCCTTTATTTAAAACTTCTCTGCAGGAATGGTTATTGATCTACAGGCAATTAGCGTATGGATACTAATCACAGTTCTCAAGCACACTGCTGGCCCTCAGCCAGGGCAGAGCATTGCCCAGAGAATGCATCATTTCATGTTTAGGCTTCTGGaaaagtggaagaggaaaagagatacACAGAGGGAGCTGACTGATTTAAACTCAAAAgcacaaacattaaaagataagtAGGTGAGGGAAAAACCCTTTCTTTGAAACAAGACAATATGAAGCATTCACATCAGTCGGGTCTTTTAAGAACTGTGAATGGTGCAGTTTTCTTGAACAAGTGAATCTTTAGAGATTCTgttacagaaatattttcctgtttGTAGAATAGGAAAATgacttcaagtttcttttttttttttttcttccagagatAAAGAACTTCAAATCACCTGAGTGACAAACCAGTTTATACTTTCACTGCATGTTTAAAtttgtggggctttttttttttttttttttttctacagtacCTTAATTGCCACAGATTGGCTTTAGTAAAACTTAACATCTGATCAATCACAACACCTTCCAGGCATTTGTCCCGGGGAAAAATCCCAGAAATCATGCTACAGACTCTATACTGGTtagtcctgggggaggggagtggactCCAAGAATGCTGCATATAAGACAAGGCTGTTTGGTTCACAAGCATAAAGTTGAAAACATTCACTGAAGAGTCTGGTAATAAATCACTTTCCCTATGTTTGAACTTCTGGCCTTTCCTTGCAAATAGCATGGTCTATTTCATGTGATTGCGTGTAAATGACATGCCCCTATTGCAAAACGTCTTAAAGCTTTTACTTTTGCCTCCTCCCTGTGCACCATATGCTCCTACCCAGTGGGTGAGCCCTTCTGGTGCAAAACCAGTGAGTgcttaaataaatgtattcattcttGAACAGCTTTGGAGAATTCAAGATGACCTCCTGCTTTAGAcaggtgtttgatttttttttttttttttttttaagagaaacagtAACAACTTGCTGCTCTGGAAAGATGATAACTTCTCTCTAAGAAGGGTCAAGGAAATAGTGAAGAACCTtcagcagaaagggaaaattcTAGCGAAAGTAGAAAATGGGGATGGCTatcaccccaacccccaccttcagcctaaatgagagaaaaaaagtcccCACACTCATGAGGACCTCCCCCATACCCTCTTCTCAGGACCAGAGCTCTTTGGGGGTATTCTCGTTCGCCAGTGTGAATCCGAGTTACGACTTACTTACTTACCCGGTCTTGGCGTTTCTGCTGAGACGTGGAAGCAAGACGTGTACGGCCCGTCCGTGCAACGATTATCTAGCCCTCAGAGCTGAAGACGGCACTGGAAGGTCCCCAGACGCAAGCCCAGTTCCGTCCGTTCCGATGGTGCAGGACCGCCAGCGGCGCGCGGAAGCGCGGCGGAGCGCGGCGTCCGCCGGGCAGTCGAGCCGCTGCGAGCTGGCGCTGCTCCGCTCTACCGCCGACCTCCGGGGCCAAGCGCGCTGGGGCACCGCGCTGCGCGGCACAGAGCAGTCGGCTGCGCTGGTGAGGATGCgaggctggtggggggcgggggcacgtGGGTGCGGGGAGAGGCAGCCCTTCCCTgggagaaacaacaacaacaacgacaacaacaggTACAGAAGGGCGGGGGGCGAGGGTCCCGCCGCGCAGAAAGCTGGACGGGAAGTTTCCGTGGCGAGGGAGGGGGACAGCGTCCACGGTGTCGCCGCTGTCTCCAGGTTTCGAAGCCCGCGCAGCGGGACCCTACTCAGCGCGGCGCCCCCTCGCGGATCCCAACTATCGCCTGCAACTGCTAGTTTCACCCCAGTCTCCGGCGACCCCCAATTGTGATATTCTGGCGGTTTGCACCACTCCAACCTCCTTTCCCTTCCACGAACCCCTTCCTTTGCTCTCCGCTTCTCCGTTCCGCGAGAGATGGCCCTGCAAAAAGCTCCTAGATTCGGGGTTCACCAAATCAGCCAGGGAAAGTCGAAGGCGAAGGCGGAGCGGGGGGACTCAGGTTCGGGCGAGGGTGCTGAGGTCACGGCGCAGCGAGCAACGGGAGACCTCGAGCTGGAGGGAGGCGGACGTGGAGGCAGAGGGCCGTGCCTTGGAAGGGCTGAGAAAACCCCACAACTTCCAGCCAGGAGTTGCttcttgttttgcttgtttgtttttgtttgtttgtttgctcataGGAACAGAGTGGGGACCCGGACCCTCGCAGAACCACAGAAGAGCGTCGCACAACTGCGCCAAGGACAAACCCAGGGCACTCACACCAGGGGCTGGACCCGTCGCCGCGCTCCCACGGGAAGGTAAAACGAGTTCAGATGCCTGTTGCCCACCACTGACAATTCCCCTAACGGGTGTCTGCTGACAGTTTACAAGTTGGGTATTGCGAGTTCAGATTCAAAATCCGGCGGGCAGCGTGTGTGATGTGCACTCTTCCTGCAAAAggtaaaatagagaaaacaatggGTGACAAACAATCTTTCTCCAGTTAGTTGACTTCCTGATCCTTCGCTCTttgatcgtgacccaagccactAATGCCAGGATGAGTGAGTGCCTGTGGAATACTCTAATCTTTTTGTGGCGAAGCCTTGTTAATGCCTTGAGCCATCAAGCTGAGTTAGTGGATCAGAGCAAAACAGGGTTGTGGCATCAGTCCACGACGCTGAGGGGTCTGTTTCCTCGGGATTCCTCCCAGAAACTCTAGTTAGAACCATTCCTTATAGAAATTTGCAACCAGCCTCTCTGTCCCTTGTTCAGTTTTAGAGGGGGAAGCAGATCCTGCCAAGTTAGGAAAACAAAGGCCTGAAATTGGAAACCAAAGTCTTTCCTAACTAGCCCGTGTTGAGGTTTTACACACATTACTTTCCCTCTATTCATTAGTGTCTTTATTTCTGAAGTGAGGATGGCCATACTCAGTTCACTTGGAATTTctcttaagtagaaaaaaaaaaaacagtttaaacaactcaaaataatattctttccaaaaatattagTTATGGCTTCCCCTAAAGAAGATTGGATTTTCAGTCTTTTCTGGGCTTGCCCACACCTTCATAATACTGCATGTATAAGTATCTTTATACAGCTTAATCTGAAATTGATTATCTGGTTAATGTAAAATTATGCCTACAGGAGCATAGACgttttttataaaacaaagcagCTTGGGCTTCTCAGTTACcatgaaagaaaagtaaactgaACTGGAAATATACAAGATGTTCCATATaattctacttaaaatatttttgtaaatatttcttaacTTGGGGAAATATTCCTTGTCACGCCTGTGTTTTGTGCAACAGGTTCCATGCTTCCTAATATATTTGCACCTGTGAATAGTGAACTCTGTACCCAGGAGTTGTAATTTTAGAAGAGTAggagtggcttgaaacaacaactacaaaaacaTATAGAAAGCACAGAAGAGCAATCAGATTAATTGCTTCGGAGGGTTTGACTGACTTCGATGACATTGATTCTACAAACATTTTTGCCTCCCATACAACTGCCTTTTAAAAGCAGCCTAGCAGtcttatacaaatatttatcttattcCCTTACAGACATGCGTGTCTTAGGAAACACCCATAGTTCCACAGACATCTCGTCAGCAACTTTGAGAAGACTAaatgacctctctctctcccaataaaGTACAGAATTGGATGAAAAAATGGATTTATTGAAATTAAAGTTGCTTTATTGTGTGTCATATCATCAAGGATAGCTTTGGCAATGAACTCATGACATTTTTGTTCATTCAAGTCTGACTGATACCTTTTGATGTGCATACACTGTGTGGTATCATAACAGTGAACCACTCTGATGAATGCCAATAAAACCTATCAAGACACTGGTAGAAGTTTGTGGAAGGAGTGGTGAAATATGGATTGATCCATAGGGAGACAGGACAGGATTATTGCTGCCTGATTTCTCTTGTGTCAAATCACGGAATTTCTCAGGCAAGTTCCACAGCTAAGAAGAATATACGTTGGTTGTTCCTCAGATAGGGAACAGACTCAAACTCAGATGCCTACCTGGCCTGGGCCAGTGACATAAATGCCCAGCTAAGTTGTGGGAGACGGTGGGGAGTGGTGGGCACTGCCACACCCGTGAAAGCCCAAAAGTACAAGCCTTTTCTGAAGGAGGAGGCTGCTGATTCCACTGAGCTGCCCTGCAAAAATCTCAATTCAGTATTGTCAGATCTGACattttaagagaacaaaaatgcatattcttaaaaatctttccaattttaaatgaaggaaactaatttttaaaaaagtcaaaccccttggatgcctggatggctcagtaggttgaacgtccaactcttgattttagctcaggtcatgatcccagggttgtgggattgagcctctctctctctctctctctctccatctctctctccctctccctctgcctctctcctctgctcatgttctttctctctaaaattaaaatattgaaagaaaagcttttttaaaaataaaagtcaaaccCCCAGGTGGGCCAAAATAAATAGACACGGATAGATAGAGCAAAACCTGCAGCCTGGCCTGTGGGCCTCCAATATCTGATATTAGTATGTGAGGTTTGATAAACCTCCTAAAATACCTAAAACATAACTCTATTATCATTTCCCCTACCTCACAGACCATTCCTCAGTGCACATGAATATAAAAGGAATACAACCAAAGATTAATTGCCAagtaagtgtttttcttttccacttctggTTGAATAGATATTCCCAATGAGACTCTGAAGTAAAGGACCTGGTCAATAACTGAACAATCAGTATTTATATAGTTACAGTGAAGAAATTTCAGACAAACTCTTTGTCAAAAAAGACAAAGTTAGATCACATCAGTAGAGAAAACCCCTTGTGATGCACTTACTTTAGATAAAGTACATGATGATATGGATTTCCTTccatctaaatttattttgaaagcaaggaAGCTTCCCCCAAGTTGTAAATAATTTCATTGTTTacactataaaaagaaaaaacagaaaaaaaaaagcgaggAAACGAATACACATGATCTAAAACatcactgtccaatagaactttctgcagtgatggtaATGTTCTATCTCTGCATTGCCCAGTAAGGTAGCCACCCAATCACACGTGGCTAttgggcacttgaaatgtggctagtacaaCTTAGAGAGTgaattttatatctaaaaatttttcaaaaacaccAAGAAGAATAAGTATGTTTTGGTTCCTAATGGAAAGTCCTCCTGGGGTCATTTCTGCCAGAAagctagtttgtttgtttgttttctcacctTAATGTCAAGTTTCCCTGAAAGACTATTAAGTAACTCTCAACTCATACCAAACCAACCTAAATCACAGAACAAAACAGTGTGGTGCAGCTGGAATGTGGAAGCtgattccagaagaagaaagaaataagctCCATAAGTCAGGACAGCAGcctaggaaaggaagaagattATAGCACCAAAAGAGAGTAGCAAGCCCAAGCAAGGAATTCTCTAAACCCCAGTAATGGAAGAAAAGCTCAGTGAAGctaataaaataatgtacttaACACAGACTAAACAAACAGAGCCTAATGACAAGTCCCtagtaaggaaataataatcaCATTAACTTAACAGTTAGTTACAGTGTttagtatatttgaaaatgattctGTCTTGCTTTATTCAAACGTTCAataggagcacctaggtggctcggtcgattaagcatctgacttcagctcaggtcatgatctctcagtttgtgagttggagccctgcattgggctctgtgctgacagctcagagcctggagcctgcttcagattctctgtctcctctctgtctgcccctcccctgctcacactgtgtgtgtgtctctctctcaaaaataaataaaccttaaaaaaaataaaaataaattctcataaatttatttatttatttatcctcaGGTTTATTAGGTCCTTACAGAAATTCTTTGTAAAGTTTCAATAATACTCCCTTGTAGTAAAAATTATGGAACCTAGATATCCTAATGGCCATTTGGGTATAAAAATGATGTTCAATTGGTTGTAAATAGATTTCTGATTGGATGTGTGCTCACCTTTCCTTTCAGGCAGGAAAAAAGCACAGTGGGAGTGAAGTTAATAACTGATCAGAGATGATGGAAGTTGCATCAACTTGACATAGAAAAGAGAGACCAGTTTATATGAATGGAGCTGGAAGtgtgttaactttttaaataagtctttaaataaactaagtttttaaaaactggtcaGTCTAATCACATTTGTGATGAAAAGGCTGTACTTCCGTCTACATCCTTACAAACTTGGTTCATTTGTAACAAGTGGACCAGTAAACATGTGAATGGATAAGAAGTGGTCAACAAATAGTTTCACAAAGCTGATGGGctagattttcttaaaaattttgtggGCAGCAGTATGTTATGAAGACAGGTGTCTCAGTCAAGAAAAGCAACTAGTCATTCAAAGTGAAATGTATGCTAAATCCTAAGTTGAGCATAAATATCATTTGCTATGATTTGTATTTCTATGGATTtggagttatttttgttttgaatttttaattgcaGATTCAACGTGATTAAACAGGATTGTAAGCACTATATGCAGCATTTTGctgagatttttatctttcagtgATCATCCAAAGTATACTGAGACTGGTAAGGAACCAAatctaaaagaatatttaaatgcaaatgattCACAGTTCAAATTTTAACATAGAACAAAGGAAGGGAGATTTTTATGTGGAATTCAGAATTTAATCAATGcaaattttcatttgattatcTGAAACATGCACAGAAGGCCCGTGGCTAAAGAGGAAACATGCACCCTCTtagaaatttcaattttatttaataagtgtTTATCCTTGTAGCATATAGAGAcataatttgatatatattttttgagtcatacactcaaaacaaatttaatttttaattttttctcaaaaaaaatgcaAGCAAAATTAAAGCTCTCTCTCATACGAAATTATTATTGGTATCTCTTGACAGATGAGAAACCAAagatttctatataatttttacatatcaTTTTGGAGATGGTAAAATGGCcattcaaagtaaaatttttaaaacattaattgtaTAATGCAAGTAAGACTTAGCTTAGGACTCACTactctttattataaaaatgaattatatacaatccatataaatgttttattactcACAACTCCTACCGATAAATCTTTATTGAGTGTCTAATTTGTTACGGACACTATACTAGACAATGTCCATAACACCATGAATTACACACAGACCTGCCACTGATTGTCTCTAGTCCATTAAAGGTGTAcagacttttaaattaaaaagttccataggagtgcctgggtggttcagttggttaagtgtctgacttcagctcaggtcatgaccccatggtttgtgggtttgagccccgcatcgggccctgtgctaacatctctgtgtctccctctctctctgcccctccccctatcatgctctgtctctatctctctcaaaaataaataaacattaaaaaattaaaaaaaaaaaaaaagaagtaccatAAACAGAGTAAGATTCTCTAGTAGACTCTGACATTATAGATTTGGGGCCACAAGGAATGGtcagttttctgtttgttttttataagtgTTATGTGTTGGGAGAATTAAGGAAATGCTTTGTTGGGGAGGTGACTCAACTCAGTGTAAACCTGGATAGAAACGATTCTTGGCTTTACCCAGCACTGGGATGCCATTTTCTTCTCCACTGCATTAACTTGGATGTGTGCTACTGGGACAATGCGGAACTTTCTGAGGAAGAACAATCACTTACACATGTCAAAGTGaagttttcaaagttaaaaacattattctcaaacaaaatatatagtgagcacatatcaaatatttaattgaTTAATAAGAGCAGCAGCACAATGGTAAAGCTGGATTAAAGTAGGATCACAAAGGTAGATACCTATATCTAGCCAGTGTAAGACAAAGTCTTGCATAGAATTAAGATCTTAGATATAAAACAGGttgatcggggtgcctgggtggcctagttggtttaagtgcctgactcttgatttcagctcaggtcatgatctcacagtttgtgagttcgagcccacatcggaCCTTGCATTGAGCCcgtcccctctgtctctgcccctcccctgctcacactttctctctcaaaaataaatatttttaaaaaaacaagttgatGGCCTGCTGTACAATGAAGCAATAAGTTACAAACTTATATTTTCCACCagacagaaatcatttgcatgtCTACTGGACAATAATCaaacttaattttctaaaaatttgtatCAAACTTAATTTTCTATAAGTTTGCATCAAACTTATAGAGCTTGGGCTCTAATCAATAGTAAATAATAAGTCAAATTAAGTAAGTTACCATCACCTGACAAGTCAACTGATCTTCAGGCTCATAAGGCAATGCTCCAATCTGACATTGAAAAAGCATACAATCGTTTCACTCTGCTTTTTCATTGCCTGACCACCCCAAAACCTAGTGACATAAAACAGTTATTTTATGCTGCTCCATTGTGGGTCAGAAATTTGGGAAATGCTTAGTTAGGTAATTCATCTCCGACCGACGTGGCCTCAGCTGGAGACGTAGGATTCTCTTCTAAGATGGTACCTTCACTCACATGCCTGGATCTGAGCTGGCTTTGCCATAGTAGCTGGAGGATGCCTCATATGTATCTCTCTTCACACATGGCAATCTCAGAGTTGCCAGACTTAATGCATAGCTTTTGGCTTCCCCTAGAGAGGACTTTCTAAAAGAGAGTATTCTACGAGACCCAGGCAGAAACTGCAAGGCTTCTTATGATCAAATCTCCCAAGTCTTAGAACATCTCTTTGGTTACATTCTTTTGCTGAAGCAAGTCTCTTGGGTCAGCTTATAAAATGGGAGAAGAGGCATATACTCCACCTCTGCATGAGAGAAAGGCATGTGTGTACCAGGAGGAAAGGAATTGATGACCTGAGAGAAATGTCATCACACATCCCTTTGCCTTATACTATTTTggatgtatttgtgtgtatgtgcgtgcacacatgtgcatgtgtgtgcatgcatgagtgtgcAATACGTCCATTAAAGAGGGGCTtttctgggaaaagaacagcagcCTCAGAAATACCACaatgaatttttctgttttggcTTGCATTTCATAAATTATCCGAGATCTTAGACTGCAAAATCTGAGATCATCTCTGCCAATGGAAGCCCTAAGGCAAGAATATATGATGGAAATAGAAGAGGTGCTTCCAACATCTGCACTTAAGTGAACACAGTGATTGTGATAGgtacaaataaataactttagGTAGGTTTCCCCCATAATGATTTACTTAATGCAAATAGTACTCAAACTTGTTCTCAGAAACCCCAGGTAATATGGCAGCATAACATTGCCTGATAGCCAATCCCAACATTTAACCACCACATTCTCAACACTGCTTTCATTGACCAATATAGCCCAGGAGAGACTGGAGACCTCTATTCTCTACATGGCCTTATTGCTCAGTAATGCACACAAGTTGGTTTTGGAGAACTATATTCAAGAGTGAACACATATTACGTTCTTTCAATTTATGCGCAATTTCTTCTTGCAAAAGGCTATTAAACTTTTAGAACATACAAGCTTATAAAGTTATTTGTACCTAACTACCTGATAAATGGCACTGTTAGCTGTGTTTTGGCCTAGAAGTCATCATGAAATTTCTGCCCTCGGGCCTTGTCTATCTGGGAGTAACATTTTGTTCATGTAGGAGGAGTTCATTTAATTTAGTTAATCATGTTAGTTTCATAATACTTGAAACATTTGATTTGAAAGCTATTTTTCAGTGAAAGATACTATTGGGAAACTATTCGTTCACTTACAGAAAAAGGATTTAATAAAAGCTTGTGTGCAGGTGTAGGAATGCAGCGCCTATGTTTTACAGAGCTCTTGGAATTGTTCTGCTTCATCCCACCCTAGCATGGACAACAGAGAGCTCCTCCTAGGcaggaaagtaggaaggaaggcaggaagagacaTAGGCACATAAA is drawn from Panthera leo isolate Ple1 chromosome B1, P.leo_Ple1_pat1.1, whole genome shotgun sequence and contains these coding sequences:
- the LOC122217766 gene encoding uncharacterized protein LOC122217766 isoform X2, encoding MGMAITPTPTFSLNERKKVPTLMRTSPIPSSQDQSSLGVFSFASVNPSYDLLTYPVLAFLLRRGSKTCTARPCNDYLALRAEDGTGRSPDASPVPSVPMVQDRQRRAEARRSAASAGQSSRCELALLRSTADLRGQARWGTALRGTEQSAALEQSGDPDPRRTTEERRTTAPRTNPGHSHQGLDPSPRSHGKTIPQCT
- the LOC122217766 gene encoding uncharacterized protein LOC122217766 isoform X3, with translation MGMAITPTPTFSLNERKKVPTLMRTSPIPSSQDQSSLGVFSFASVNPSYDLLTYPVLAFLLRRGSKTCTARPCNDYLALRAEDGTGRSPDASPVPSVPMVQDRQRRAEARRSAASAGQSSRCELALLRSTADLRGQARWGTALRGTEQSAALEQSGDPDPRRTTEERRTTAPRTNPGHSHQGLDPSPRSHGKTCVS
- the LOC122217766 gene encoding uncharacterized protein LOC122217766 isoform X1, yielding MGMAITPTPTFSLNERKKVPTLMRTSPIPSSQDQSSLGVFSFASVNPSYDLLTYPVLAFLLRRGSKTCTARPCNDYLALRAEDGTGRSPDASPVPSVPMVQDRQRRAEARRSAASAGQSSRCELALLRSTADLRGQARWGTALRGTEQSAALEQSGDPDPRRTTEERRTTAPRTNPGHSHQGLDPSPRSHGKAGKKHSGSEVNN
- the LOC122217766 gene encoding uncharacterized protein LOC122217766 isoform X4, with the translated sequence MGMAITPTPTFSLNERKKVPTLMRTSPIPSSQDQSSLGVFSFASVNPSYDLLTYPVLAFLLRRGSKTCTARPCNDYLALRAEDGTGRSPDASPVPSVPMVQDRQRRAEARRSAASAGQSSRCELALLRSTADLRGQARWGTALRGTEQSAALEQSGDPDPRRTTEERRTTAPRTNPGHSHQGLDPSPRSHGKIQRD